Proteins encoded together in one Chryseobacterium taklimakanense window:
- a CDS encoding RagB/SusD family nutrient uptake outer membrane protein, whose product MKNIFKIGFVTLGMLSAASCSSDFVDREFQQSVIQSDLTSLQEVQSFVRGAYVSMRSSTYYGRDFLAYGEIRSDEMFSNGGSGYYNTVRQYTMLSSDAYARDTYNQMYTMIGKTNIVINTDLNKLSGTPQDIQKAEYYQGQAYALRAQGFFDLLRLYGQKYTGGTLGIVTPLKYDPKALQARSTIAETEAQIESDFNKALSVMTTRSSYDTPSNKTELSINALKVLMSRFYLYKGDYARVRTLIAEVYGKYTVAPKDLLQPTFDYTLRGAAPNAIFELEVGTDSSLSTSSYNQILSYNGYKNLVVYKSTYDLYSTADVRRNLISLISGTYYLSYSTRGKYLNRTGADNIKMIRYEEALLNGAEAELNGGNAATALKYYNEIITNRGLPAVTAVTLDMIKLERRKELLGEGFRQWDLLRWGDYSFKPAAVSKDLLAFPIPRSETDISGTPVVANPGYDN is encoded by the coding sequence ATGAAAAACATATTTAAAATAGGATTTGTAACTCTTGGAATGCTATCTGCAGCATCTTGTAGCAGTGACTTTGTTGACAGAGAGTTTCAACAATCCGTTATTCAATCAGATTTAACCTCTCTTCAGGAAGTACAATCCTTTGTAAGGGGTGCTTATGTTTCTATGAGATCATCAACATATTATGGACGCGATTTCCTCGCGTATGGGGAGATACGTTCAGATGAGATGTTCAGTAATGGAGGCAGTGGGTATTATAATACTGTAAGACAGTACACTATGCTTTCAAGTGATGCATATGCAAGGGATACATACAATCAAATGTACACAATGATTGGAAAAACCAACATTGTAATTAATACAGATCTAAATAAATTGAGTGGAACCCCTCAAGATATTCAAAAAGCTGAATATTATCAGGGTCAAGCTTATGCACTGCGTGCTCAAGGTTTCTTTGATTTATTAAGACTTTATGGACAAAAATATACTGGAGGAACACTAGGTATCGTTACGCCATTAAAATATGATCCTAAGGCACTTCAAGCAAGAAGTACAATTGCGGAAACCGAAGCACAGATTGAATCAGACTTCAATAAAGCGCTATCAGTAATGACTACTAGATCTTCGTATGATACTCCATCAAACAAAACCGAACTTTCAATTAATGCCTTGAAGGTTTTAATGTCAAGATTCTATCTTTATAAGGGAGATTATGCAAGAGTAAGAACATTAATTGCTGAGGTTTATGGTAAATATACTGTAGCACCAAAAGATCTACTTCAGCCTACGTTCGATTATACACTTAGGGGTGCAGCTCCAAATGCGATCTTTGAACTTGAAGTTGGTACTGATTCTTCTTTGAGTACCTCTTCTTATAATCAAATCTTAAGTTACAACGGGTATAAAAACCTTGTTGTTTACAAATCAACGTATGATCTTTACTCAACGGCAGACGTAAGAAGGAATCTGATCTCACTAATTTCAGGTACATACTATCTTTCTTATTCAACTAGAGGTAAATATTTAAACAGGACTGGTGCTGATAATATCAAGATGATCCGTTATGAAGAGGCTCTTCTAAATGGTGCTGAAGCTGAACTTAATGGTGGGAATGCTGCTACAGCTCTTAAATATTACAACGAGATTATCACAAATCGTGGACTTCCTGCAGTAACTGCCGTAACACTTGACATGATTAAACTGGAAAGAAGAAAAGAACTTCTTGGAGAAGGCTTCAGACAGTGGGATTTGTTAAGATGGGGTGATTACTCTTTCAAGCCAGCAGCGGTTAGCAAAGATTTGCTTGCTTTCCCAATTCCAAGATCTGAAACGGATATATCTGGTACGCCAGTTGTTGCAAACCCTGGTTATGACAACTAA
- a CDS encoding putative porin, which yields MRYIILLLFACLGLKAQVINKTDSNQVKMDDTLVVDNGKKDSLKIFKPTISDYRFRTQFGEQKVFDTAFTVQKSYIYTQYNNRDNFGKVQFANIGSGFQNLVYYNNPERNLSLLPERKSHFILGIGDIKYYDVKTPTTSFIYHTAMRNGAALQTTYTQNFGKNLNLAVEYMGLRSQGFYNNSLAANNSVVFSGHFNSENKKYEAFAHFIHQNVNNEEYGGISDLDIFLSGDSRFKSRENLEVNLNSSDSRYSYRRYYYSHSFAPFNPERYPFKISHTIFHQGNKYYFNLGSGDSAFFGALIPNRSLSSKKFSENLSNTASLVFDNEKFKLDAGIRHQRITLGANNAIQSPESVAETELKENRLGAVGHLKISLWEKLALNSSLEYSNGKQFGNYLRSANQLKFEPIPDYFVDAKVNFQSAAPSFNYLLNVSPITGHNYNFTDFKNESILEVGGTVGLKWFDAQVFANYFRIDNYAYFTSAGQPQQSGSSLNISQIGGDATFSYSKFHLNTRLLFQSNLSNKELLPAPNFVGRANIYWQSKAFKDAAEIMTGLKVHYFTKFASRDFSPVINEFVLPDSKAYSIGGQPVLDAYFNMKVKTMQFYVEAQNFTTTFIQNRTYTAPYYPFYDFRLNIGIVWNLFH from the coding sequence ATGAGATACATAATTCTGCTGCTTTTTGCCTGTCTTGGGCTGAAGGCGCAAGTGATCAATAAAACCGATTCCAACCAGGTGAAAATGGATGATACCCTGGTGGTGGACAACGGTAAAAAAGATTCACTCAAAATATTTAAACCAACCATTTCAGATTACCGGTTCCGGACGCAGTTCGGTGAGCAGAAGGTTTTTGATACCGCGTTCACCGTTCAGAAATCTTACATCTATACCCAGTACAACAACCGTGATAATTTTGGCAAGGTGCAGTTTGCAAACATCGGTTCGGGTTTCCAGAATTTGGTTTATTACAATAATCCGGAGCGCAATCTTTCCCTTCTTCCCGAGAGAAAATCGCATTTCATTCTAGGTATTGGCGATATAAAATACTATGATGTAAAAACGCCTACAACATCGTTCATTTATCACACGGCAATGCGAAACGGTGCCGCGCTGCAGACGACTTACACTCAAAATTTTGGTAAAAATCTCAACCTCGCAGTTGAATATATGGGGCTGCGTTCACAGGGATTTTACAATAACAGTCTGGCGGCAAATAACAGTGTGGTGTTTTCGGGACATTTTAATTCCGAAAATAAAAAATATGAAGCGTTTGCGCACTTCATTCACCAAAATGTCAACAATGAGGAATATGGAGGAATTTCTGATTTAGACATCTTCCTTAGTGGCGATTCGAGGTTTAAAAGCCGCGAAAATCTTGAGGTAAATCTCAACAGTTCAGATTCGCGGTATTCTTACAGGCGGTACTATTACAGCCACAGTTTCGCGCCGTTCAATCCGGAGCGTTATCCTTTCAAAATTTCTCATACTATTTTTCATCAGGGGAATAAATATTACTTCAATCTGGGAAGCGGCGATTCAGCTTTCTTTGGCGCTCTCATTCCCAACCGCAGCCTCAGCAGCAAAAAGTTTTCCGAAAACCTAAGCAATACCGCAAGCCTTGTCTTTGATAATGAAAAATTTAAGCTCGACGCAGGCATCAGGCATCAGCGCATCACTTTAGGAGCAAACAATGCAATACAGAGTCCCGAATCGGTGGCAGAGACCGAACTGAAAGAAAACCGTCTCGGGGCTGTCGGACATTTGAAAATCAGTCTTTGGGAAAAGCTGGCCTTAAATTCTTCTTTGGAATATTCGAACGGAAAACAGTTTGGCAATTATCTGCGTTCGGCGAATCAGTTAAAATTTGAGCCAATTCCGGATTATTTTGTTGATGCGAAAGTTAATTTTCAAAGTGCGGCGCCTAGTTTCAATTATCTGCTGAATGTTTCACCCATTACAGGGCACAACTACAATTTCACGGATTTTAAAAATGAAAGCATTCTTGAAGTCGGTGGTACTGTTGGTTTAAAATGGTTTGATGCTCAAGTGTTTGCCAATTATTTCAGGATTGATAACTACGCCTATTTTACTTCTGCCGGTCAACCGCAGCAGAGCGGCTCATCGCTCAATATCTCGCAAATTGGCGGTGATGCCACATTCAGTTACAGCAAATTTCACCTGAACACCCGGTTGCTTTTTCAAAGCAATTTGAGCAATAAAGAACTTCTGCCGGCACCAAATTTTGTGGGAAGAGCAAATATTTATTGGCAGAGTAAGGCTTTCAAGGATGCTGCCGAGATCATGACGGGGCTTAAAGTTCACTATTTTACAAAATTCGCGTCACGGGATTTTTCTCCGGTGATCAATGAGTTTGTTCTGCCGGACTCGAAAGCATACTCCATTGGCGGGCAGCCGGTCTTGGATGCGTATTTTAATATGAAGGTGAAAACGATGCAGTTCTATGTGGAGGCGCAGAACTTTACTACAACTTTTATTCAGAACAGGACTTACACTGCACCGTATTATCCGTTTTATGATTTCAGGTTAAATATCGGCATTGTCTGGAACCTTTTTCATTAA
- the bshC gene encoding bacillithiol biosynthesis cysteine-adding enzyme BshC, with protein sequence MKHLKNIPFQEIESIPQLIKDFLNGKLLDFKEDLFSPENFRQKISGKKSEFTAHKRNILFEVLSDQLSKIELSEHQEANLSALQNDNTFTVVTGHQLNLFTGPAFFIYKILQTIKTAEYLTEHFPENNVVPVFWMATEDHDFEEIDHFKTENNYYEIKGKSGGAVGRIQIEDQYFIREFEEEFKDSVYGTELMRWIREAYSPGNTLAQATTILVHRLFSQYGLLIIDGDDPKLKNEMKEIFKAELIDQKLFQCSQDKVNFLTEHYGKVQVNPREINLFYLSETRDRIEYANGKYNVVDKEISFTGGEILHELETYPERFSPNALMRPVYQEKVLPNLVYIGGNAEIMYWMEIKDYFREIDLQFPILIPRNSMLFLKEKTLKKAEKLDLKTEDFFRNFTQVINQIILKNSRLTSLLDAKEDAVKSVFSEIKEQAAETDVTFKNLVAAEEKRQLKSYERMRKRLLRAEKIKQSEKLSRLEKLFLEVHPAKNWQERVLNFSVFYADEGRDWLQNCYSTMNVEKSELFIIQI encoded by the coding sequence TTGAAGCATTTAAAAAACATACCCTTTCAGGAAATTGAAAGCATTCCCCAGTTGATCAAAGATTTTCTGAACGGTAAACTTTTGGATTTTAAAGAAGATTTATTCAGCCCCGAAAATTTTAGACAAAAAATTTCAGGTAAGAAATCCGAGTTCACTGCCCATAAGCGCAACATTCTGTTTGAAGTTCTAAGTGACCAGCTTTCTAAGATTGAACTTTCAGAGCATCAGGAAGCCAACCTCAGCGCTCTGCAGAATGACAATACCTTCACGGTGGTCACAGGGCATCAGCTGAACCTGTTTACGGGGCCGGCTTTTTTCATTTATAAGATCTTGCAAACCATAAAAACGGCGGAATATTTAACTGAACACTTCCCTGAAAACAATGTTGTCCCGGTATTTTGGATGGCCACGGAGGATCATGATTTTGAGGAAATCGACCATTTTAAAACAGAAAACAATTATTACGAAATCAAAGGGAAATCCGGAGGTGCAGTTGGAAGAATTCAAATTGAAGACCAGTATTTCATTCGTGAATTTGAAGAAGAATTCAAAGATTCAGTCTACGGGACAGAACTCATGCGTTGGATCAGGGAGGCTTACTCGCCCGGCAATACGCTTGCGCAGGCCACCACAATTTTGGTGCACCGGCTGTTTTCACAGTACGGTTTGCTGATCATTGACGGGGATGACCCCAAGCTGAAAAATGAAATGAAAGAGATCTTCAAGGCGGAACTTATCGATCAAAAACTTTTTCAGTGCTCCCAGGATAAAGTAAATTTCCTCACTGAGCATTACGGTAAAGTTCAGGTTAATCCCCGCGAAATCAACCTTTTTTACCTCTCGGAAACCCGCGACCGAATTGAATATGCCAACGGAAAATACAATGTCGTGGATAAGGAAATTTCCTTTACAGGAGGCGAGATTTTGCACGAGCTCGAAACTTATCCGGAGAGATTTAGCCCTAATGCTTTGATGCGCCCGGTTTATCAGGAAAAAGTGCTTCCAAATCTTGTTTACATCGGTGGTAATGCCGAAATCATGTACTGGATGGAAATCAAGGATTATTTCCGCGAAATCGACTTGCAGTTCCCGATTCTTATCCCAAGAAATTCAATGCTGTTCCTGAAGGAAAAGACCCTTAAAAAAGCTGAAAAACTCGACCTTAAAACTGAAGATTTCTTCAGAAATTTCACTCAGGTCATTAACCAAATTATTCTTAAAAATTCACGGTTAACTTCACTTCTTGATGCAAAAGAAGATGCTGTAAAATCTGTTTTCTCAGAAATTAAAGAACAGGCTGCGGAAACTGATGTTACTTTCAAAAATCTTGTTGCAGCCGAAGAAAAACGTCAGCTTAAGTCTTATGAAAGGATGAGAAAGCGGCTTTTGAGGGCCGAGAAAATCAAACAGAGCGAAAAACTTTCCCGTCTCGAAAAACTTTTCCTTGAGGTGCATCCTGCAAAAAACTGGCAGGAACGGGTGCTGAATTTCAGCGTGTTTTATGCTGATGAAGGCCGGGATTGGCTTCAAAATTGTTACAGCACAATGAATGTAGAAAAATCGGAATTATTTATTATTCAGATTTGA
- a CDS encoding SusC/RagA family TonB-linked outer membrane protein, translating into MSVKLKVLSAGALFFLAQGINAQSDTTKVRDIDEVVVVGYGTQKKKDVTASLSSVKGAALADKPVQTFDQALAGRSTGVQITVPSGVLNAAPVFRIRGVNSISLSSYPLVIVDGVPSFTGNNSSTDAASNPLASINPADIESVEIAKDAAATAIYGSRAANGVVFITTKKGKNGKARVNYSNWLSLSSPYRLPQTLNAEEYIKYKTMAAANNPAASAVNFTNIDAAGRTIDTDWADIVYRTGVSYNHNINVSGGMGGTSYYFSAGYTDQEGIVQKNDFKRISALLNVDSKISRIFSLGGKLSFSNERNLAAANSGSLAGGAFGTGGLGRLQFVLPSILPVYNADGTYNLNGAAIGHSPFMNGVGSNIGYYNPQFLLDNNRSNSENNRVQSNAYFQAKPFEWLTARTQFGIDYLLTDNDLFWSPKAGDGFSYGGYALGISDKNKTMLWTNTLQAEKDFDRHNLNVLVGNEQTWGTYSSFGIQRDKIADPEYDVVQAGFVNNNPIGMGKSENYLVSFFGRANYNFDDRYYISGNIRQDEYSALSVKKGRFWGVSAGWEVAKEPFWSQMGAENVFSSFKLRGSYGKVGNIGGIGDFRASYLYGSGLYGGASTLLFGQVGNPDLHWETSKKLDVGVSFAMLKNRLTGDITYYDNKIDDLILFIQQSPSTGLPTSVPQNIGSMYNKGWEFDLKADVVRTADFSWNSGFNISLNENKVTALAPDMPNLQTATSGLETVNRTMPGYSIGYLFVVKTNGVDPQTGKRIFVNSKGENVYYQYYAPAGTYNWSLTPDGTTRTNAVSIADGYMAYNTQPKFYGGFDNTFRYKNFDLNAMLTFQGGNYVYYGSNAGLHDQRWWNNHVDVLTDAWMQPGDTGKKYAKPVFNDNVSNGSSMPLDVNVFKGDFIKLKNLTLGYSLPKETLSQYNINNIRVYVSGQNLAIITKYPGPDPEVSSNGNIQTAPGVDRNTVGNARTVLFGLNVGF; encoded by the coding sequence ATGAGTGTAAAATTAAAAGTGTTAAGTGCGGGTGCACTGTTTTTCCTGGCTCAGGGAATTAATGCACAAAGTGACACGACCAAAGTCAGAGATATAGACGAGGTGGTGGTAGTGGGATACGGTACCCAAAAGAAAAAAGACGTTACCGCAAGTTTATCGTCTGTAAAAGGTGCTGCCTTAGCAGACAAGCCAGTACAAACTTTTGATCAGGCTTTGGCGGGTAGGAGTACCGGTGTGCAGATTACGGTGCCAAGTGGAGTTTTAAATGCTGCTCCCGTTTTCAGGATCCGTGGGGTCAATTCAATTTCATTAAGTTCTTATCCGTTGGTGATTGTAGACGGTGTGCCCAGCTTTACGGGCAATAACAGTTCTACAGATGCAGCAAGTAACCCTTTAGCATCCATTAATCCGGCAGATATTGAAAGTGTTGAAATCGCAAAAGATGCCGCTGCAACAGCGATTTATGGTAGCCGTGCTGCCAATGGTGTGGTTTTTATTACCACAAAAAAAGGTAAAAACGGTAAAGCCAGAGTGAATTACAGCAACTGGCTAAGCTTGTCAAGCCCTTACCGTTTGCCGCAGACTCTGAATGCTGAGGAATATATCAAGTATAAAACTATGGCCGCCGCAAACAATCCGGCAGCAAGTGCTGTAAATTTCACCAATATAGACGCGGCAGGAAGAACTATAGATACAGACTGGGCTGATATTGTTTACCGCACAGGTGTTTCTTACAATCATAACATTAATGTTTCCGGAGGTATGGGAGGTACTTCCTACTACTTTTCAGCAGGTTATACCGATCAGGAAGGGATTGTGCAGAAAAACGATTTCAAAAGAATCAGTGCGTTGCTGAACGTGGATTCTAAAATCAGTAGAATATTTTCATTAGGAGGTAAACTATCATTTTCTAATGAAAGAAACCTGGCAGCTGCCAACTCCGGATCTTTGGCAGGCGGCGCTTTTGGTACCGGGGGTTTGGGACGTTTACAGTTTGTGCTTCCTTCAATTCTTCCTGTTTATAATGCTGATGGTACCTATAACCTTAATGGTGCAGCCATTGGCCACAGCCCATTTATGAATGGGGTAGGCAGTAATATAGGATATTATAATCCACAGTTTTTATTGGATAACAACAGATCGAACAGTGAAAACAACCGTGTTCAGAGTAATGCCTATTTCCAGGCAAAACCTTTTGAATGGCTTACTGCACGTACCCAATTCGGTATAGACTATCTTCTGACAGATAATGATTTGTTCTGGTCACCAAAGGCTGGGGACGGCTTCAGTTATGGTGGTTACGCTCTTGGTATTAGCGATAAGAACAAAACAATGCTATGGACGAATACTTTGCAGGCAGAAAAAGATTTCGACAGGCATAACCTCAATGTTCTTGTGGGTAACGAGCAAACCTGGGGAACCTACTCAAGCTTTGGTATCCAAAGAGATAAAATTGCCGACCCTGAATATGACGTGGTACAGGCAGGTTTTGTGAATAACAATCCGATCGGAATGGGTAAATCCGAAAACTACCTTGTATCATTCTTCGGAAGAGCAAACTATAATTTTGACGACAGATATTACATCAGTGGAAATATCCGTCAGGATGAATACTCTGCACTGTCAGTCAAAAAAGGTAGATTCTGGGGTGTGAGTGCCGGTTGGGAGGTTGCAAAGGAGCCTTTCTGGAGCCAGATGGGGGCTGAAAATGTTTTCTCCAGTTTCAAATTAAGAGGCAGTTACGGTAAAGTAGGAAATATTGGCGGTATTGGCGATTTCCGTGCAAGCTATCTGTATGGTTCAGGGCTGTATGGCGGTGCTTCTACGCTGTTATTTGGACAGGTGGGTAATCCTGATCTTCACTGGGAAACCAGTAAGAAACTGGATGTTGGTGTCAGCTTTGCCATGCTGAAAAACAGACTTACCGGTGATATTACTTATTATGACAATAAGATTGATGATTTAATTTTGTTTATACAGCAGTCTCCGTCAACAGGTTTACCAACATCTGTGCCTCAGAATATCGGCAGTATGTATAATAAGGGCTGGGAATTCGATCTTAAAGCGGATGTGGTAAGAACTGCAGACTTTAGCTGGAACTCAGGATTTAACATTTCTTTGAACGAAAACAAAGTAACGGCTTTGGCGCCTGATATGCCAAACCTGCAGACTGCTACTTCAGGACTTGAAACGGTTAACCGTACTATGCCAGGTTATTCTATCGGCTATTTGTTTGTGGTGAAAACCAACGGAGTTGATCCCCAAACCGGTAAAAGAATTTTTGTCAACAGCAAGGGCGAAAATGTTTATTATCAGTATTATGCGCCAGCCGGTACCTATAACTGGTCATTAACGCCGGACGGCACTACCAGGACTAACGCGGTTTCTATTGCAGACGGTTATATGGCTTACAATACTCAGCCTAAATTTTATGGCGGTTTCGACAATACATTCCGCTACAAAAATTTTGACCTCAATGCAATGCTGACGTTCCAAGGTGGTAATTATGTTTACTATGGATCTAATGCCGGTCTTCACGATCAGCGCTGGTGGAATAACCATGTGGACGTACTGACAGATGCGTGGATGCAGCCGGGCGATACGGGTAAAAAATATGCAAAGCCTGTATTTAATGATAACGTTTCAAACGGTTCGTCGATGCCGCTGGATGTCAATGTCTTTAAAGGCGATTTTATCAAACTGAAAAACTTAACGCTGGGCTACAGTCTGCCTAAGGAAACGCTTAGCCAGTACAATATCAATAACATTAGGGTTTATGTAAGCGGACAGAATTTGGCAATCATTACCAAATATCCTGGTCCGGATCCGGAAGTGTCATCCAATGGAAACATACAGACCGCGCCTGGTGTGGACAGAAACACTGTTGGCAATGCAAGGACGGTTTTATTTGGATTAAATGTAGGTTTTTAA
- a CDS encoding RagB/SusD family nutrient uptake outer membrane protein has translation MELWGEGFRFLDLKRLSLPLDRTGAYVVTSVVNNVMTVPGDDKKWTWLIPQSEIDNSEGLVVQNEL, from the coding sequence TTGGAGCTATGGGGAGAAGGTTTTAGATTCTTGGATCTGAAGAGGCTTTCATTGCCTTTGGACAGAACTGGTGCATATGTTGTGACTTCAGTTGTGAATAATGTGATGACTGTCCCTGGTGATGATAAGAAATGGACTTGGTTAATACCACAATCTGAAATTGATAATTCTGAAGGGCTTGTAGTTCAGAACGAATTATAG
- a CDS encoding RagB/SusD family nutrient uptake outer membrane protein, producing MKNKLIISSLALAALLTSCRDENKLYPENPTSFLDNQVFATASRIQSQLLGVYGSFKHGNQHGGRYIIYNDIRGEDILSQTSNLVTAADIFAQNPTNSSNSITNFWTQSYYTINNVNLFIEGMDTQGKAVVGDALYKNYVAEVKVIRALSYYGLLQFFAKPYADGAGSKPGLPLRLTAVKGAGSSQLARSTVGEVYAQILKDLNEAEADLPLNYSGTSNVTRIHRNTAIALKTRVYLSMQKYTEAVAEANKIVSAAAPFTATSGVANRLEPNIANVFSSYTTAESIFSLPMTATAGDFPGTQNQIAYYWTPATGGGVGNGEYSLNPAGILANTTQFTAADKRREFVLSTGSGSSARLWNMKFKAPSPYTDWVPVIRYAEVLLNLAEAKVRASNAVDAQAIALLNAVHGRSDAAKVFTAADFPTAADFLTAVDNERRMEFMGEGHRTRDITRLLKPFPAHGGAPAKALNDVGYIWPIPAAELSLNPAMTDN from the coding sequence ATGAAAAATAAATTAATAATAAGCAGTTTGGCATTAGCTGCATTGCTAACATCCTGTAGGGATGAGAATAAGCTTTATCCGGAGAATCCAACAAGTTTTTTGGATAATCAGGTTTTCGCTACAGCTTCAAGAATTCAGAGTCAGCTTTTAGGAGTTTACGGATCCTTCAAGCACGGTAATCAACACGGAGGTCGGTATATCATTTACAATGATATAAGGGGAGAGGATATCCTGTCGCAAACATCAAACCTGGTGACAGCGGCTGATATATTTGCTCAAAATCCAACAAACTCCTCCAATTCCATAACAAATTTCTGGACGCAGTCTTATTATACCATTAACAATGTAAATCTGTTTATAGAAGGTATGGACACACAAGGCAAAGCTGTTGTTGGTGACGCGCTTTACAAAAATTATGTTGCGGAGGTTAAAGTAATCAGAGCGTTAAGTTACTACGGTTTGCTGCAGTTTTTTGCAAAACCTTATGCTGACGGGGCGGGCAGCAAGCCAGGGTTGCCTTTAAGGCTTACTGCCGTTAAGGGCGCCGGCAGTTCGCAATTGGCCAGAAGCACAGTTGGGGAAGTTTATGCGCAGATCTTGAAGGATTTAAATGAAGCAGAAGCCGATTTGCCGCTGAACTACAGTGGTACCAGCAATGTAACCCGTATCCACAGAAATACGGCTATCGCTTTGAAAACCAGAGTTTATCTTTCTATGCAGAAATATACAGAGGCTGTTGCGGAGGCCAACAAAATTGTTTCTGCAGCAGCACCTTTTACTGCAACATCAGGCGTGGCAAACAGGCTTGAGCCAAATATTGCAAATGTCTTTTCAAGTTATACCACCGCCGAATCCATTTTCTCTTTACCGATGACGGCTACAGCAGGTGACTTTCCGGGGACCCAAAACCAAATCGCTTATTATTGGACACCAGCTACGGGTGGCGGAGTAGGAAACGGTGAATATTCACTTAATCCTGCCGGTATTTTAGCAAATACGACACAGTTCACAGCTGCTGACAAGCGTCGAGAGTTTGTGCTTTCAACCGGAAGTGGATCTTCAGCGAGACTTTGGAATATGAAGTTTAAAGCACCAAGCCCATATACGGATTGGGTGCCGGTCATCAGATATGCTGAAGTCTTATTAAACCTTGCAGAAGCTAAAGTAAGGGCAAGCAACGCAGTAGATGCGCAGGCGATTGCTTTACTGAATGCTGTTCACGGAAGGTCGGATGCTGCAAAAGTTTTCACCGCCGCTGATTTTCCAACCGCAGCAGACTTCCTTACAGCTGTTGACAATGAGCGCAGAATGGAATTCATGGGTGAAGGTCACCGCACCAGAGACATCACCCGTTTGCTAAAGCCATTCCCTGCACACGGCGGAGCTCCTGCGAAAGCACTGAACGATGTTGGATATATTTGGCCTATCCCGGCGGCAGAGCTTTCATTAAACCCCGCTATGACTGATAACTAG